The Candidatus Campbellbacteria bacterium genome segment TTCTACATTGCGTCTGTTTCCGGGAGCTTGAGCTTCACTGGCGCTCGCATCTACATCTATGTCTATTTCGGGATTAGAGGCTCCGCCCAGCTCATTTCCTCCTACAGTCTCAAAGGAAAAAGATACAGACCCATTATCTCTTGGCCCGACCGATCTTAGGTCAGAATCCGTGGATTGATTCCAAGTAATAGTATTTTCAGCTGATTGATAAAATCCATTCCTTACACTGATAGAGTTTCTTTCTATAAACTCGCTGTCGAGAAATGCTTTTATTTCAAGATCTTGCAACGTATTAGCTGTTGTGTTTTCCCAGTTAATATCAACCCTTACTCTTTCTCCAGTTGATACAGACACAGTCGGAGCGCTACTTTTGTTTATGTTCGTTGTTAGAGAAAGTTGCGGAAGTGTAATAGTAACTATTGCCCGCGAAGAAGCATAGAGGCGCCCGATTTGTCCGTTTACACTGCCTTCTACGCCTGAATTAAAAGTGAAGTGTCTTTCTTCGTTATTTTGTCCTTCCAGGTAACCCTCTATAGTAATAGACTCTGTGCGCCGAGGTTCAATATCGCCAATCCTCCACGTGTTGTTTCCTTCAATCGGACTGGGGTTTGAGGAGACAAAGCTAAAACCACCGGGATATTCAGCTTCAACAAGTATATCTTTCAGGTTTGCGCTAGTGTTTGAAGAAGCATCGATTTCTATTTCAAAAGTATCTCTGGATTGCGCCTCATCCACGCTAGGCGCCACCAAAAGGGACAGGGGCGATGAGCTAATGCGCACGATATGCTTATCTTCATTAGAGAATTCAGCGGAGGAAACGTTAGTTGTATATTCGAGCAAAAGATCTATTTCTATATCCTCTCCTTCTTCACCAAAAAGAAATACCGAGAATTCCTCCTCTACGGTCTCTCCTTCCTCTATCGTCCCTAATTCTCGTACGACACGGTCCATCTCCTCTCCGCTTTCATCAGACGAAAGAGAATTTTCCGGGAATGTCATAGCCAAGGAAGGATTAGACAGAGCGCTTTTATTCGTATTCTCTATAGAAACCGTTAGTTTGATCTCATCTCCCGCTCTGGCTGTAGTTGGTCCATCAATATCTATATTGACATTACGGGAAGAGATCAAAGAACCAGCTATAAAGAATTTATAAAATACGGTTCCGGCAGTTACTATTAAAAGTACAGTCGAAATTATAAAAAATATTTTGAGGTAGTTTACGTTTGACTTTGGCTTTTCTCTCTGTATTGTCTCTTTTGGGCGTTCCGGCTCTTTATATTCCCAATCTTTAGCCAGGTCCTCTCCATCGCTTTCATCGCTTTTCTCGCGGCGCGCTCGCTTTGAGTTACGCACGGACTTACGCGAATACAAACCTCTTTTCATTTTATCCAAAGAATCATCATCTTCGTACATACACTGAGTATAGCAAAGACTGAGCAAAAAATATAAACAACACCAGCTACAAACCGCTGACGGCGAGTACTTCGTTTATTTCCTTTATGAGAGTCCTTCTTTCTTTTCCATCAATGTATTCGCTCTCGTTCTCTCCCAGAGGCATATTTGACACCCGCAAAAAAACATCGGAGTCGGTTCCGTATCCCAACACCTGAAGAATTTTGGAGACAAATACAAGCTCGTAGATATCGAGGTGGTCATTGGATACATTTTTCATTCCAAGAAAACCCTTTTCCACGACTTCGTATAGTTCAATGTCCGGCGACTCCCCCACCAAAAGGCGTTTTAAAAGAACCGAGATCTTTACCACAAGCGTTCTTTTTTCGCCCTCCGTCGTGGCAAAGAACATATTCTCAAACGGATATGCGTTAGTGATCCTCCACCCGCCTTTACCTTCAACGAGAGACACTTCCACAAAGGAGAACGGCTGTAAAGCGTAGCGTAACTTTGACTTTTGCAGGCGAATGCTTCTCGCGGACGCGGTTATTGTCCCAATGTCTTTGGTTAATAGAGTGAAAATTCTGTTGGCTTCTCCGACATTACGAGCCGACAGCACGAAAGAGTCTGTGGTATAAACTGTATTTGCCATAAACCTCCATTAAAGCTTCTCTACCACTAGCGTTACCTCGAAATCTCCTATTGATTGGGTTGTGCCTGTTTGAGTATTGTCTATAGGACCGACAATTAACTTTTCGGCATTAGAAGCTTCTTTTATCTCCTCTTTATACTCCTCAACTATAGAGTCGAATTCTTCTTTGTCCGAATGGAAATAGACGTTGACCAGGTCGCGCGGATTCAAACCTAAGTTTTTGCGTTCATTTTGGACAGTCCTGATGACCTCGCGGGCGATACCTTCTTTTCTGAGCTCTTCTGTTATATGACTATCTATTTCAACCTCGCTTTTGCCTTCTTCATATTTGACCGACTTAACATTCATCTCATCGGAGATTATAGATTCCATAGTATCGTCTAACTTTTCGCCCCCATAAGAAAGCGAGGCGAGAGGTTGGCGCACTTTTATCCCCTCTTTATTCCGCTCCTCAAGTCCTTCGGAGACTATTTCACGAACTCTTTTCATCTTCTCTAAGATATCTCCGTTTGGCTTCTTTAAAGTAGGCCAAGACTCGAGGTGTACACTTTCCGGATCGCTCTCACCCCTGAGAGAACGATATAGGTAGTCGGCATAAAATGGCATAAACGGAGCTGATATCAAAGCAAAAGTCTTTAGAGTAGTATAAAGCACGCGACGAGACATCTTTCCATCTTCTGAATTTTCACCCTTGAAACGATCTCTGGAACGGCGAAGATACCAAGTAGACAGATCTTCCACAAAATCAAAGAGGGGTCTCGTGGCTTTATCTAACTCGTAGTTGTCAAGCGAGTGTCGCACCATTTGCTCGGTTTTGGAGAGTCTAGATTCGATCCATATATCCAGAACATTTTCGCTTTCTTCGAGCTCTTTCTCTTCTTCTAAGGATCTATCCCGATATATTTCGTAGAATTTATATACGTTATCAAGCCGGCCGATCACTTTTCGTGAGATCTCGGCAACACCTTTCTCGGAGAAATTGAGCGATTCGGCGCGTACTACCGAGGAAGATGACATATACAATCTGAGAGAGTCAGCTCCATATTTGCTTATTACCTCCAATGGGTCGGGATAGTTCAAAAGTCGTTTGGACATTTTTTGCCCGTCTTCAGAAAGAATTATGCCGTTGACTATTACGTTTTTGTAGGGCGACTTGTTAAATAGTCCAACTCCTAAGACAAGCAAAGAATAGAACCACCCTCTGGTTTGATCCAGACCTTCAGCGATAAAGTCCGCCGGGAAACCTTTGTTCCCTTCCGGTTCAAATATATCTCTATTCTCAAAAGGATAATGATGCTGGGCATACGGCATAGAGCCGGATTCATACCAGGTGTCAAAAACTTCAGCTACTCTGGTAAGCTCAGTTCCTGACTCGGAATAAACTTTTATTTGGTCAATATAAGGACGGTGAAAATCAAACTGTCTTCCGGTGTCCGTACGAACGTCAAATCTTATCGGAAAAGCAAACCTGCCAACACTCTGTCGATGAAGAAGCTCTTCGTTGATCTCTTTGTTTTCTATACTCCGTTCTATCTCAGCGACAATACCTTGGTGCGCAACTACAAGAACCGATTCACCGGCGTGCTTATGAGTCGCGTTTTCTAGAAACCGATTGACTCTATCACTCACTTCTTTCCAACTTTCACCGTTGGTGCCTCGAACCGCCTCAAATTGCTCTTGGGGTGGAAGACTGAAATATTCTTTTCTTTCTTCTTTTACCCTCTCGCTATCCAGTGTTTCTTTTTCCCAATCTCCGCTATCCACCTCGCTAACTTCCTCTGCGATCTTCACTTCAAGACCCAATTCCTCGGCTACTATCTCGGCTGTCTTTCTAGCCCGAAGTACAGGAGAAGAATAAATAACATCAACAGAACCGGATAGCTTCTTGGCAGCCTCTTTCGCCTCTTTGACACCAGTCTCAGTTAGTCCGTACTTATCGAGAGAAGAATCCAATACATTCAATACATTCTTCTCGCTTTCGGCGTGGCGCATTGTGATTATTCTTGTTAACGCCCCACGTGATTTCTTGCGTAATTCTTCAACTGAACCAATAACTTCCATCTCCTTTGTCTCCTCATTTCTCCAAACTGGCAGAGGGGAACCCCAGTAGCGCGAACGAGAAACAGCCCAATCGCGAGCGTTTTCCAGCCATTTGCCAAATCTTCCCGTACCTATGTGATCAGGGGTCCAACTTACTCCTTCATTTGCTTTGATGATCTCATCTTTTATGTCAGTTACCGCAATAAACCAGGAAGTAGTAGCGTAATTTAAAAGCGGTGTGTCACAGCGCCAGCACAAAGGATACGAGTGGGTTATTTTCTCTTTGGCGAAGAGAAGGTTGTTCTCGGCAAGCCACTTTATTATCTTGATATCAGTAGCCATATGATCTTCCCCATCTTCGTCTTTTGGCTTTACCTTTTCTCCGGCAAAATCAACTACGTCTTCGGTAAACGCTCCCTCAAAATTGACATGGTGAACTATAGGTATATTCTTCTCTTGCGCGAGCAAGAGATCTTCCTCACCGAAGGCGGGTGCTAAGTGCACAATACCGGTTCCGTCGTCCGTCGTTACATAATCAGCGTCATATATTTTCCAGGCGTTTTCTTTGTTAGGAAGATCTTTATCTAAAAAGTACGGAAATGGTGGCTTGTACGAAAGCCCGACCAGATCACTACCCTTCATTTCTTTGGTTTGGATTTCGCTTTTCCCAGCCAACCAAAATAGCTGGTGCAGTTTGCCTTCGTTTGATGAATCCTTTTGTCCGGCTTCTTTGGCGAAAATATAAGTACCCGGATCAATGTCGCTCTTTAAGTCAAAGCCCAATTCCTCAATATTTTCCGGAACGGTAACGGCAATATAGTCAATATCTTTGTGCACGCCGACCGCCACATTACCCGGAAGCGTCCACGGCGTAGTTGTCCAAGTCAAAAGAAAAGTTCCCGGCTCTTCTTTTAGTTCGAACTTTGTCGTTACGGAAAGATCCTTGATGTCTTGATATCCTAAATTAACTTCAAAGTTGGAAAGCGTAGTGCCACAACGCGGACATAGGTGCATAGACTTAAAGCCCTCGTACACTAGATCTTTCTCAAAAAGAGTCTTGAATATCCACCAGGTGGTTTCCGAGTATTCCGGATCCATAGTTTTGTAGTCATTTTCCATATCCACGAAACGTCCCGTGCGGGGAACGATCTTTCTCCATTCATCTCTGTACTTCAAAACCGAACCTCTGGCTTCCTCATTGAACTTATCTATTCCGAGATCCTCGATCTCACGTTTTGTATTAACGCCGAATTTTTTCTCGATCAAGTTCTCTATAGGCAGACCGTGTACATCCCACCCCCAAACTCTTCTCACGTGTTTTCCTCGCATTGTTTGAAAACGCGGGATTATATCCTTAATAGTCCCGGCCAAGAGATGGCCATAGTGCGGCAGACCGGTGGCGAACGGAGGACCATCATAAAAGACAAATTCCCCTTCCGGCGAAGGTTTGGAAAGAGACTTAAGAAATATATCGCTTTCGTTCCAAAATTCGAGGATGTCTTCCTCTCTTTTAGATACTTCACTTTCAGCTTTTATTTCCACGTTTTCTTTAGAGTTCTCTTTTTCCTTTTTTTTCACGTTTTCTTTCGTTTTTTTGGAATTCATCTCTTGCGAGTTTAGGTCATTGCTCATACTTTCTACTCTACCCCAGCTTTAAATCAAAATCAAAAGGCCCTAGATCAAATGGCCGTTGTGATCACACCGATAATAAATTATCTACATTTTCTCCGGCACTCGAATACCTAGAATATACAAACCATTCTCCATCGCGGCAATAAAGCCTTTTGTTAACGCAAGCTTGTACGGACTATATTCATCGTTGGGATCTGCTATTTTTTCTTGCGCGTAAAAGGCGTTGAACTCACCGGCTATTTCGATCAAGTAAGTGACTACGTAGTGCGGTGCATTCTCTTTTTCCGCGCGTAGCACAACATCAGGAAAGCGTTTGAGCAATCGCTCTAATGGATAAATGCTCTCAGGGGCATTTTCAAATGAAGGTTCAATTCCTTCAGAGCAAGCTTTTTCTATCACTGAACGAGCACGCACAGTAGAATATTGCAAATATGGACCTGAGTCACCTTCAAAAGAAAGTGACTGCTCCATATCAAAAGTAACTTCTTTGCCTATTGCCTGTTTGAGTATGGTGTATTTTATCGCCGCTACCCCCACATCTCGCGCAATTTCCTCGCGCGTCTCTTCGGAATATTCTTCTTTCATCTTCTCGATGGAACGGTTTACTGCCTTCATAACCAAGTCCTCGCCGGAGATTATGTTCCCTTTTCTTGAAGACATTTTTCCTTCCGGCAGTCGAAGTATATTGTGACTGATATGTCTCGTTTTCTTGGCTAATTCAGGAAAGATCTTTTCCATAGCTACCAGAAGAACTTTGAAATATTCATTTATCTCGTTCCCAGTTACTACAACGGATGAGTCGTAAGGATAGCGTTCGTGTTTCTCTTTTGCCAAGGCCAGCTCTTTTGCCTCATAAGTTGGCAGTCCTTCGGAGTTAACAAAAACTCTGGTATGCAAACCGTGGTCTTCCCCTTTGAAAACGATAGCGCCGTCGCTTTCCGAGAATACGCCCTGGTCAAGTCCAGAGAGAACAACCTCTTTCCCTTTTTCGGCTACCTCGCTTTCGAAAAAGTATAGATCAAATTTTGTTCCCAATAGATCGTAAATGCGCTCGAAGTCCTCTAAGCTCCAACGCCTACCCGTCTCGTAAAGATTGTTTATTTCTTCGTTACTCTTTTCGTAGATCTCTTTGTTGATCCGCACTATAGCCGCGCGGGCTTCCTCGGATTCTTCATAGGCGCGAGATCCAAACGCATAAGCGTTTCCGAGAAATTCGATCTTCGATTTCAGGGAGTCGCTTTCCGCGGGAAAATTTCCATCGTCTTGTGTCATCCCCCAGACAGCTTTCGCTACGTGCATACCCACGTCTCCTTGATAACTTGCTCTTTTGACTCGAGCTCCAGAAAATTCAGTGAGGCGCGAGAGGGATTCACCAATAACGTTGGGCATTAGATGTCCAATATGAAATTCCTTGAAAGGATTGGGGTCTGTATATTCTATTATCACTTTTTCGCCCTCGCGATGATCGCTCCTGCCAAAATTCTTACTATCAGCATTGATATCTTTCAGAAGATCCGTGAAAAATTTTCTTGTGTAAAAGAAATTTATAAAACCGGGACCGGCTACTTCTATTTTCTCTACCTCTTCGGGTTTTATATTATTTATCTCACTCTCTAATTCTTCGGCCAGATCACGCGGGTTCTTTCCTGTTTTTTGGGAAAGAACCATAGCTATATTTGTTGAGACATCACCGAAAGAGATATCCGTGGGGAACTCCAGGTGTACGTCATCCACCTCAATAGAAAGACTATGAAGCGACTCTATGATTGCCTGTTTTATGCGACCTTCTATCATTTAGATAATTTTATCATCATTTATCTTCCCGTACTTCCAAATCCGCCTTCACCGCGAGAAGTTTCGTTCAATTCATTTACTTCTACTATTCCGGCTTGCTCCACGCGCTGAAAAAGGATTTGCGCAACTTTATGCCCACTTTCCATTGCCGCTTTTTCATTACCAAGATTAATAATTCCTACCATAATTTCTCCTCTATAACTAGCATCGATAACTCCACCGAGCACCTTTAATCCTTGTTTATGAGAAAGTCCGCTTTTGTCCCATATCAATCCAACATAACCATCCGGAATTTCCATAGCAATACCTGTGCGCACTTGAGTTCTTTCTCCCGGAGAAAGTTCCAATCCTTCAAGCGCAAAAAGATCAGCACCAGCATCGCTCAGGTTTGCGTAAACCGGCAGCTTTGCCTCTTTTTCTAATTTTTTTACTTTAATATCCATATTCCTTCATAGTAACAAACAAAACTGTAAAAGAGTGATGTTTTTATATATTTATAAATATTCATTGATCATCTCAGTGATACTCTCGGTTACTTTATCAATCGGCTGTGAAGCGTCTACAAAACGAGACGGCACCTGTTCGGCAAACGCTCTTGTACCCTCGCGAACGCGTTCATGAAAAGCTATTTCTCGCTCATCAAAATGATTGCTTTCACTTTTGTTAACCACCTTTCTTTCAAGAGCTAAGCCCGGATCAACGTCTAAGAAAATATACGTCTCCGGTGCCCTGTCTTCGAGATAGTAGTCGCGCATTGTCCAAAAGAGTTCAGTAAGCTCTTTTTCTTCTTGCCCATAGATCTGATGTGTGAACGTGGTGGAATCAAACCTGTCAGAGATGACCAATGAACCGGATTCAAGGGCGGGTATGATCGTGCGCGCCAAGTGATCAGCGCGAGCCGCCCAAAAAAGAGCGAACATAACTTTAGCGTTGGCCTGTCCCGCGTACTCGGAGTTTAATATTAGCTCGCGAATTTCCTCGGCATAGGGCGAGCCGCCCGGCTCTCTCGTAACTACCGCTTTTTCGCCTAAGTTCTCTTTTAATTTTTTTATTTGGGTGGATTTTCCGGCTCCTTCCACTCCATCTATGACAATAAATTTTCCAACTTGTCCTGGCATATTATGTTTTTTAAACTTGGCAATATTGTTTCCCTAGTACGATCAAAATACTGAAGTGTAGTATACTACAAATAAGAAAATGTCTTCAGAGCCGAAAATTTTAATGTTAGCTACCATAGCCGGAGAGGATCGCGTGATCTCCAAAGACGGTGCTTTACCGTGGCGTATTCCCGAAGATGAAAAGCATTTCTCTTCTACAATAAAAAATCAAACAGTGATCATTGGGCGCAAAGCCTTTGAGGCAAATGTGCGAGACCTGAAGAACGCACGGCATAAAATTGTCCTCACTCAAAATATAAATCTTTTTTACGAGGGAGTTATTACCGCTTATTCTCCGGAAGACGCTCTACAGAAGGCGCAAGAACTGGGGAGTAAAGAAGTTGTCGTGGTTGGAGGCGGATTATCTTTTGCTACCTTTTTACCTCAGACAACAACTCTATATCTCACCGTAATAGACCAAGACCTAGCGGGAGATATAACGTTCCCGGAATGTAATAATTTCGAAATAGTTTCCGAAGAAGAGAAAAAGCTGGGAAGAAACACTATTACTTTTACGGAATTAGAAAGAAAAAAAGCGGCCTGAAGCCGCTTTTTTAATTATCTTATTTTACTTCTACCCCCATCGATCGCGCGGTTCCTTCTATGATCCGATCAGCTGCTTCTTCTGTGGCCGCATTAAGATCTGGGGCTTTTTTCTCGGCGATCTCTCTTACTTGTGCCTTGCTTAAAGTTCCCACCTTACGAGTAACATTTTTACCGGAACCTTTATCTTGGCCAATAGCTTTCAAAATAAGACGGGAAGCCGGTGGTGTTTTGAGTACAAAATCAAAGCTTCGATCTTCATAAACCGATATCTCCACGGGAACAACGTCTCCGCGCATCTCAGCTGTTGCTTCGTTGAATTGCGTAACAAACTGTCCAATATTGATCCCTGCCTGACCTAAAGCAGGTCCTACCGGTGGAGCCGGATTGGCGGCACCGCCTTGTATTTGGAGTTTTAATTTTTTTTCTACTTTCTTTGCCATATAATTAGTCTTTTGACGGGATAAATGCTACACCAGTAGCTCTTTTTCTGCAAGCTATAATTTCGCGACTTGAAGGAAATCCAACTCAACCGGTGTTTCTCGTCCGAACATAGAAACCAACACCCTTATTTTGCCTGCTTCTTCGTCTACCTCGTCTACTTTGCCCTCTAATTCTTTGAAAGGACCGTCAACGATCCTTACCGTATCGCCCTTAATAAGATCGATCGTGTGTTTGGCGGTATCGCGATTCATTCTAGCAAAAAGATCATCAACCTCTTTTTGCGAAAGCGGTACCGGCTGAACTCCGGAACCAACGAACCCGGTTACTCTAGGAGTGTTGCGAACCACATACCACGAATCATCAGTTACTATCATATCCACCAAAATATATCCGGGATATATTCTTTCTTCTTCTTCTACTCTTTTTCCTCGTTTTATTTTTACTTTCTTTTCAGTTGGGACCACAACATCGAAGATCCTGTC includes the following:
- the recO gene encoding DNA repair protein RecO translates to MANTVYTTDSFVLSARNVGEANRIFTLLTKDIGTITASARSIRLQKSKLRYALQPFSFVEVSLVEGKGGWRITNAYPFENMFFATTEGEKRTLVVKISVLLKRLLVGESPDIELYEVVEKGFLGMKNVSNDHLDIYELVFVSKILQVLGYGTDSDVFLRVSNMPLGENESEYIDGKERRTLIKEINEVLAVSGL
- a CDS encoding class I tRNA ligase family protein, encoding MSNDLNSQEMNSKKTKENVKKKEKENSKENVEIKAESEVSKREEDILEFWNESDIFLKSLSKPSPEGEFVFYDGPPFATGLPHYGHLLAGTIKDIIPRFQTMRGKHVRRVWGWDVHGLPIENLIEKKFGVNTKREIEDLGIDKFNEEARGSVLKYRDEWRKIVPRTGRFVDMENDYKTMDPEYSETTWWIFKTLFEKDLVYEGFKSMHLCPRCGTTLSNFEVNLGYQDIKDLSVTTKFELKEEPGTFLLTWTTTPWTLPGNVAVGVHKDIDYIAVTVPENIEELGFDLKSDIDPGTYIFAKEAGQKDSSNEGKLHQLFWLAGKSEIQTKEMKGSDLVGLSYKPPFPYFLDKDLPNKENAWKIYDADYVTTDDGTGIVHLAPAFGEEDLLLAQEKNIPIVHHVNFEGAFTEDVVDFAGEKVKPKDEDGEDHMATDIKIIKWLAENNLLFAKEKITHSYPLCWRCDTPLLNYATTSWFIAVTDIKDEIIKANEGVSWTPDHIGTGRFGKWLENARDWAVSRSRYWGSPLPVWRNEETKEMEVIGSVEELRKKSRGALTRIITMRHAESEKNVLNVLDSSLDKYGLTETGVKEAKEAAKKLSGSVDVIYSSPVLRARKTAEIVAEELGLEVKIAEEVSEVDSGDWEKETLDSERVKEERKEYFSLPPQEQFEAVRGTNGESWKEVSDRVNRFLENATHKHAGESVLVVAHQGIVAEIERSIENKEINEELLHRQSVGRFAFPIRFDVRTDTGRQFDFHRPYIDQIKVYSESGTELTRVAEVFDTWYESGSMPYAQHHYPFENRDIFEPEGNKGFPADFIAEGLDQTRGWFYSLLVLGVGLFNKSPYKNVIVNGIILSEDGQKMSKRLLNYPDPLEVISKYGADSLRLYMSSSSVVRAESLNFSEKGVAEISRKVIGRLDNVYKFYEIYRDRSLEEEKELEESENVLDIWIESRLSKTEQMVRHSLDNYELDKATRPLFDFVEDLSTWYLRRSRDRFKGENSEDGKMSRRVLYTTLKTFALISAPFMPFYADYLYRSLRGESDPESVHLESWPTLKKPNGDILEKMKRVREIVSEGLEERNKEGIKVRQPLASLSYGGEKLDDTMESIISDEMNVKSVKYEEGKSEVEIDSHITEELRKEGIAREVIRTVQNERKNLGLNPRDLVNVYFHSDKEEFDSIVEEYKEEIKEASNAEKLIVGPIDNTQTGTTQSIGDFEVTLVVEKL
- the argS gene encoding arginine--tRNA ligase; translation: MIEGRIKQAIIESLHSLSIEVDDVHLEFPTDISFGDVSTNIAMVLSQKTGKNPRDLAEELESEINNIKPEEVEKIEVAGPGFINFFYTRKFFTDLLKDINADSKNFGRSDHREGEKVIIEYTDPNPFKEFHIGHLMPNVIGESLSRLTEFSGARVKRASYQGDVGMHVAKAVWGMTQDDGNFPAESDSLKSKIEFLGNAYAFGSRAYEESEEARAAIVRINKEIYEKSNEEINNLYETGRRWSLEDFERIYDLLGTKFDLYFFESEVAEKGKEVVLSGLDQGVFSESDGAIVFKGEDHGLHTRVFVNSEGLPTYEAKELALAKEKHERYPYDSSVVVTGNEINEYFKVLLVAMEKIFPELAKKTRHISHNILRLPEGKMSSRKGNIISGEDLVMKAVNRSIEKMKEEYSEETREEIARDVGVAAIKYTILKQAIGKEVTFDMEQSLSFEGDSGPYLQYSTVRARSVIEKACSEGIEPSFENAPESIYPLERLLKRFPDVVLRAEKENAPHYVVTYLIEIAGEFNAFYAQEKIADPNDEYSPYKLALTKGFIAAMENGLYILGIRVPEKM
- the dut gene encoding dUTP diphosphatase, encoding MDIKVKKLEKEAKLPVYANLSDAGADLFALEGLELSPGERTQVRTGIAMEIPDGYVGLIWDKSGLSHKQGLKVLGGVIDASYRGEIMVGIINLGNEKAAMESGHKVAQILFQRVEQAGIVEVNELNETSRGEGGFGSTGR
- the tmk gene encoding dTMP kinase, with product MPGQVGKFIVIDGVEGAGKSTQIKKLKENLGEKAVVTREPGGSPYAEEIRELILNSEYAGQANAKVMFALFWAARADHLARTIIPALESGSLVISDRFDSTTFTHQIYGQEEKELTELFWTMRDYYLEDRAPETYIFLDVDPGLALERKVVNKSESNHFDEREIAFHERVREGTRAFAEQVPSRFVDASQPIDKVTESITEMINEYL
- a CDS encoding dihydrofolate reductase is translated as MSSEPKILMLATIAGEDRVISKDGALPWRIPEDEKHFSSTIKNQTVIIGRKAFEANVRDLKNARHKIVLTQNINLFYEGVITAYSPEDALQKAQELGSKEVVVVGGGLSFATFLPQTTTLYLTVIDQDLAGDITFPECNNFEIVSEEEKKLGRNTITFTELERKKAA
- the rplK gene encoding 50S ribosomal protein L11 — its product is MAKKVEKKLKLQIQGGAANPAPPVGPALGQAGINIGQFVTQFNEATAEMRGDVVPVEISVYEDRSFDFVLKTPPASRLILKAIGQDKGSGKNVTRKVGTLSKAQVREIAEKKAPDLNAATEEAADRIIEGTARSMGVEVK
- the nusG gene encoding transcription termination/antitermination protein NusG codes for the protein MPKQQTTGERNWYAIHTYAGYEKAVERNLRQRIESLGMDDRIFDVVVPTEKKVKIKRGKRVEEEERIYPGYILVDMIVTDDSWYVVRNTPRVTGFVGSGVQPVPLSQKEVDDLFARMNRDTAKHTIDLIKGDTVRIVDGPFKELEGKVDEVDEEAGKIRVLVSMFGRETPVELDFLQVAKL